The Peribacillus simplex genome contains the following window.
CAGACCAGATTGTTCCCATGTATTTAAACTGCCTTTAAAAGCTTGTCTCTGCTGGCTGCCTTGATTTCTAAAGTAATATATATCCCTCGAAGTTTTTCTTGCAATACCTGAGATAGCTGTAAGTCTTTTCATGGCTTCATCAGGCAGATTAATGCCTGATTTCTTAATATCGACCTGCCAATCGGAATCTGCCTCATTCGGGAGATCAATACGAACTCTCGCAAGCTGTGATGCTGCATCTTTAGGAAACATCCCCATCCAGTCACCAAAATATAACAGCCTGTTTTCACGATAAATATACAAACCTTGATGATCACGCCAACCCCTATATCCTCCAGCCTCTTTATATTCTGGTTCGCTTAAATGAGAAGCATGCGGGAGAATAAAATATTGGACCTTAATCCGATGTTCATTTATTTTTAATAGCTGCATTTCTCCTTCTATGGTAAATGGGTTTGTAGTCAAAAAGGGATTCCAAGGGTAAATCTCCATATTATTGATGAACATCTGAACATGATTTTTTTCTAAGATTGAATGAAAAACAAATTCAAGATGTTTATTGATTTTTGATATTTTATTGTAATAACTGTTTTCCTGAATAATCTTGAATTTCCCATATCCCATAAACCGATCCAGTTTATCAATACAAACAATTGTGCCGCTCTCTCCTTCTATTTCACCTAGTTGTTCTTTTACCTCTTTTGGTATTTGTGTAAACAGCTGCCATTCATTACATCCAGAAACATGATCTAAATCCCAGCACCTTTCGTAATACTTCCCATCTTTTTTTGTATAAACACTTAAGCGCTTCCCTAGAGAGAAAGAAGCCGTTTTCAAACCCATTCCGAACCGGCCAAGCTCATTATTAGCTCTCTTCTTTCGAGGATCTTTTGAACCTATATTCATTGCTATCTGCAGCATTTCATCGTCCATTCCAGAACCGTTATCTTTAATTTTTATAATTCCAGTTTCGTATTCAAAATTCAGATGTATTTTTGTTGCACCTGCATCAAGGCTGTTATCTATCAAATCTGATATAGCCGTTCGGGCATTGTAACCGATAGACCTTAGAGCTTGGATAACCGGTGTTGCAGATGGCTGCGTAAGTATGACATTCATTTCTATAAAACTCCGCTTCTATTATATTCTTACAATAATTATACCAAAAATACTTTCCAAAAAATCAATATCCATATATTAAAAGACAGCTCCATATTTCAGGAGCTGCCTTACTTTACTTTATACTTAGAGATTCTAATAATTCTAGTTCTTCTTCAAGAGACACTACAGGTTTATCCCCTAAAACCTCCAGTATTTTCTCAGCTACTGCTCTGGCCATTAGGGGCGGAACGGCATTGCCAACTTGTTGGTATTGTTGATCTTTTGTACCTATAAATTCAAAATCATCCCGGAAGGACTGTAATCTAGCTGCCTCTCTTATACTGATAGCCACTGCATTTTTAGGATGATTCCACATGGATTTCCTTACATTTACTACCGTAGGAGAAGGTTCTTCATAATTTAATCTTAAATATACAGTATTTTGTGTTCTTGATGCATCTGCATAAGACTCTTTTAATTCATCGCTCAAGCTATGGAAGTTTTTCCCGTTTCCATCTTTGATTTTTTGAAATCTTTTCAAACTCAAATCTTTACTGCTTGTATTAATATGGTTCAATAAATTGTTGCCGGCATTTTTTCTGTAATATTTTTGAAGAAGTGTTTTCCCCAATGACACATCATAAACAATCGGCTGTGAAGACACCTCTTTAGCTGGCGGGATTGTTTCTAAATCCAAAATAGCATCTCTAGTGGAAAACTTTGTCCTATAGCCTTCTGGCAATTTAACTTCTTTAGTTTTCATACTAGAATTTTTCACTCCAAGTATCATAAACCTATTTCTTTTCTGAGGCACACCATAATTAGATGCGGTTAATACACCTGCATCTATTTGGTATCCTAATGATTTAAAAATATATTTTAAATAAACCACAATATTATAGGTTTTAACCAAAGCTTCTATTTTAAAGGCATCATCCTCTTTGCCCATATCTCCCGAATAACTAATGGTAAAATCTATTCTCTCATCATTAAGCTCTTTAAAAATTAACAGCCACTTATTGAGCAATAAAAAAGAGTCCAGGTTATTCATATCTTTTTCACTTAAGGGAATCCCATCTAGCAATTTGTGCAGTATATCTTCAACTCTGCTGAATAATCCCTCGGCCCCAATTAAAAGCATTCCCCTAAAGTGTTCTTCATTATTTTTATAGTTTTGTATATGAGTTTTTAAACTTGAAAATTCCTTTTTTTCTTTATCATTTTTAATTAATTCTGCATTTCCATTTTTATGAAAACTTCTGATAATCCCCTTCAGCCTTAACTGAAATCCCTGAGATAGGAAAGGCATGACCT
Protein-coding sequences here:
- a CDS encoding ATP-binding protein encodes the protein MNVILTQPSATPVIQALRSIGYNARTAISDLIDNSLDAGATKIHLNFEYETGIIKIKDNGSGMDDEMLQIAMNIGSKDPRKKRANNELGRFGMGLKTASFSLGKRLSVYTKKDGKYYERCWDLDHVSGCNEWQLFTQIPKEVKEQLGEIEGESGTIVCIDKLDRFMGYGKFKIIQENSYYNKISKINKHLEFVFHSILEKNHVQMFINNMEIYPWNPFLTTNPFTIEGEMQLLKINEHRIKVQYFILPHASHLSEPEYKEAGGYRGWRDHQGLYIYRENRLLYFGDWMGMFPKDAASQLARVRIDLPNEADSDWQVDIKKSGINLPDEAMKRLTAISGIARKTSRDIYYFRNQGSQQRQAFKGSLNTWEQSGLDKGPQFLLNRNHPILSELLKNLDDKNIKLLNLYLKFVQLGSPSNIIDSPKVEEESVQEVSDADKSLIVQFAKTLLEIKAASNTDDLLNALLTQPAFDGVNRTTMRKILMEACIIESD
- a CDS encoding DNA cytosine methyltransferase, whose product is MSNSDVKYKIIDLFAGAGGLSNGFLQTGKFDILGAVEINAAAVKTYIKNHGHDEKIIIRTKNTGESDITNINFEDFKEEKGIHDENQIIVIGGPPCQGFSNANRQKNYLISGNNQLVKEYVRAILQVNPVAFLMENVKTMDSAKHKFFITKSDGVYLSKYYLGSEEHMKDLLDKAGDDIAPFWTEESITLIETDNAEMKKILYNFLQNENIKVMPFLSQGFQLRLKGIIRSFHKNGNAELIKNDKEKKEFSSLKTHIQNYKNNEEHFRGMLLIGAEGLFSRVEDILHKLLDGIPLSEKDMNNLDSFLLLNKWLLIFKELNDERIDFTISYSGDMGKEDDAFKIEALVKTYNIVVYLKYIFKSLGYQIDAGVLTASNYGVPQKRNRFMILGVKNSSMKTKEVKLPEGYRTKFSTRDAILDLETIPPAKEVSSQPIVYDVSLGKTLLQKYYRKNAGNNLLNHINTSSKDLSLKRFQKIKDGNGKNFHSLSDELKESYADASRTQNTVYLRLNYEEPSPTVVNVRKSMWNHPKNAVAISIREAARLQSFRDDFEFIGTKDQQYQQVGNAVPPLMARAVAEKILEVLGDKPVVSLEEELELLESLSIK